CTTATCCTAATCACTTATATCCATTTCAATCTAATAAATATCTGATATTAGATTCAACACACATTCTCACAACACacttatgaaatccaattcacATAAGAATCACACGAAAACTGTTTGAAGTGTATAATAATCTAATTACCatactaattttatatatatatatatatatatatatatatatatatatatatattgtttagaGTAATTGAAACTAGTTTTATGAGAATAAAGAATGCCAACCTTAGAGGAAGAATTCCTAGAGTTATCCTCTTCCCCTCGATCTTCCAACTCTGCACTGCAATCTATATCTTCAATTACCAGTATAGAACGATTAGATGTGGAAAGCAATATCCTTCTCAATTCTGAATCTGAGTATATGTCTGAAAGGTTCAAATCATAGATATTAAACTTGAGGTAATTAGCCATGGCAGCAATTAAGCTTGATTTACCAGTACCCGGAGGGCCATAAAGCAAATACCCTCGCTTCCATGCCTTGCCAACCTTCTTATACAACTCCTTCCTTCTGACAAACCTGTCCAaatcatccttgatcatcttcTTCACCTCTGGGTCCATTGCCAACTTCTCAAACGTAGCTGGATGTTCAAGATTAATAGAACCCCATCCACTATAACGTTCATCATCACAATTACGACAATCACGGCTATAAAGCCTTAcctccttttcttcttcttttatagtCTCAGAAGTAGTTATTACATAAGGTAAATAAGAGTCTAGCACAacatttttgaatttcttatcAAAAGAAAGCTCAATAAATTTCTGACGATCATGACGATTCTCTCCTTTTTCTGAAAACTTCCATTTGAGCTTAATGTTTTCAAAGCAATCAGTAATCTCTTCACCCGTTACAACATCAATGGTTGATTTCTTTTGCCTAATGGTTTTGCTTACTTTGAGACGTTTTGTTGAGTCACTAATCTTGGTGCGTAGGTAAATTGTGGCAGCTTCATAGATTTGATTGGTACCGATACCACAGTTCTCTTCAATGAAGAGAGTGAGTTGAGAAGATTGAGTAAAGAAGTAACGTTGAAAGATGGAGAAGAGATAAGAGCGGAATCCAGGAGGTACGAGTTCATTTACCATGGATCTTACTAGCATCACAAAGGCAGTAATGGAGGCATAGGCTGAGAACAATGTTGTCAATGATGTAGGCATCTCCTTTAGAGAAAACATGGTTTGAAACATGGTTTGAAGGTAAGGTTGTCTCCCAATCACCTCTTCCAAATCCTGTAAAAATGAGAGTTGTGTGCGTTAGATCACTTGGACAAAAACGACATCTGCCATAAATTTGTTGGGATAAATCCAATCCCAGTTTATGtgtaaattaaatttaaatataacataagcaccaagaaaatcaacacacTCTAGAAAAATCACAAGGCAAATCGGACCAAtcctttataataaaataaaaattacaatactttataataaattagaaaaatacaataataccTCTATAAGAATAACAATATCTCTACTCTGAATACTTCAATGTTATATCACTATGTGGTCGTAGCACTATTGAAAACCCTCCTAGAGAAAACCCTCAATTTTTCTCTTGTATATGGTTTGAATGAAAGAATTCTCACAAAGTGGCGCTTCTCTATATTCAACACGCACACCCTTTTATAAAGATAAAGAAGACCATGCGAACTTGCGCAGCACGCTCATATAAGAAATTATGACACCCCCGTTCCTTAAACACTAAGAATTTTCTCTTTCAGCCATAAATCACTGGCGGCGCCACATacaggtcagggtggtcccaggaccaccctgacctgaattcttcttcttcttctttttttttttttatatatatatatatatatataataaaaaaatttatttatttacctttaaaaaaaattaggaacaccctcaaaaaaaattaagaacactctcaaaaaaattttatgccaataaaattaaattttggtagatcatttgttacattttggctggtaccagtttttagaagaaaaaaagaaaaactcttaaACTGACAAACTCGTCAGCACAACATGTCATTACTTGCGTCGAATgcctaaaaaacaaatccagcTATTGCAAAGGTcaccctttcttcttcttccttttcgtCTTCTTTGCTTCGTCTCAGACGTTCTGCTAGTctacctcttctttctttttttactttagtttttgctttgtcaagttttttctttagtttgttttttagacttttagcttgCTAACCCCACCCAcgtgacaaaactcaaaaagctaataaaatattctttcaaacttatttattgagtcttgcctcttcccaatatgatatgcatatatatactcttattgtactattttttgttgttgtttttcattatttaattacatatttatgttttaatattctaaaacagtaattgttatgtaataactaaatgatttgagtgtcaaaaaagaaaaactaaatgatttgttttatttgaggtttatttatttagatcaataattttatgttgtataagaaaatataaatatatattatttttaattttttttaaaaatcccgAAACACCCTGAAACGGTACGTCGAAATAGATCTGTACTGAAATATTCCGTTCCactaaacaaaccaaaaaatggtccaaaacggtattcataacattgctttcaagcaaatagaaaaagctaaaaaaaattcgaacttaaatctaaaaaagaaaaaattttaacagagaatctgaaaaaaaaaaaaaaaattgtaacagagcaagcCTACCGAGGAACACCCTGATAATTaatcctggagccgccactgccATAAATACACATGGTTCGATTTTAGATTTGTTATTTCACAATAAAGGTATTCTATTCTCcatatgaaaaaattaaaataaaataaaagactcTAAGGCCAACCGACTCACAAGAAAAGTTTAATTGACATGCACCcactcttttattatttattgcaaAATTTGCATGGTTtgttatttggaaaataatttatcatggatttaaaataaatgaacgTTGATATTAAAGGAGTGACAAGATAATTAAgtataaattaatgaatttcaTATTATCAATTATATTGTAAACATGAAAGAAATTAAAGTATCATATATAAAAATGGAAAGAGTTAACGGATGTCCTAACTGCTATATAAGAGCATTTGTTACTaaactattttaggaaaatttttatggaaaaaaaaacaattaatactttgacaaatttttctatttaccataaaaatataaaaatttcagatttttagtGTATAtcaattcaaaaatattatctGTAAACTTAGTGACTAAGTAATATTAAGAATTAAGATTAAGTTCttgttttcaaagaaaaaaaaaagattaaattattCACATGACCTGTTAGGGATATGTGGAAACTTATAGTATTCTGGATACAGCTTATCCATaccatataaaaagaatttgcataatattttgtcaaaaacaaaagaaaaataatttgcataatataatatagggtgacatctaaaaaaaaaaaatatatagatatatatatatataatatagggTATATTGCAAATTGCACCCTTGAAATTTGggattatttgaattttacaccccaaAATTTCAGAACTTTGATTCGACATcttaaaatttggttttgttagTAATTCACCACaagttagtttttgttgttaagTGACACATGTGCATGttgacatgttttatttttgtcaaatcaGCCTCAAACGGTActaagaaatgatatgttcataatattttcacaacattttacaacaaatcttaagtggcaagttgttatttgttgttattgttagggcaaaaaagtaatcttagtgttaggttcaaatttgaaccaatattaattaaccacctatgatttgttgtcaAATCTCTAAGAgaaagtttcacacatatacacttagattaaaaaaaaaaaaaaagtaaaatttctattttgtataatatatatatatatatatatatatatttcgtATGCTCTGATCTTGTCCAATTACAGTGGAGAAtgactggtttctttttcataattctcaatccatgatttatgtttttgataatttgagaaaactaatggaaaaaataaaatccctcACACCAACAGTAACACTCACAGTAATAACAACAATGACTCTCGCTGCCTCAACTCAACTTCCCACCAATCCCAATACCCTCTTACTCTTTTCCAAACTACACTTCCAAGTTCGCAAGTTCCACGTTTTCTGATGTCGAAGGCTCAAACAAACAACACATAGTTCACTCCGTTCCAAATTCGAATTCGAAGATGTTTTTCAATCCCTAATTTCTCAATTCCCTTCCGTCAATTCCTTGGAATTCATCGCTCCGGCACTCGGTTGCGCCTCCGGTTTCGCTCTCCACCAATCGAAGAAATTGGCGGAGACTTCAAACGATTCCAATATTGGGGAATGAATGAATTCTCTTCACCAGTCCGACGCCGTTTAACCGGTTCATATTCCTGCGATACCCTTCTGTATCGTTCGCCGGAAGTGAAGACGTGATTGAGACGCTGGTAAAGGAAGACAGCCATTTTGGGAGGTTAAACAAAGGAATTCTGGTGATG
This portion of the Castanea sativa cultivar Marrone di Chiusa Pesio chromosome 7, ASM4071231v1 genome encodes:
- the LOC142642548 gene encoding AAA-ATPase At2g18193-like produces the protein MFQTMFSLKEMPTSLTTLFSAYASITAFVMLVRSMVNELVPPGFRSYLFSIFQRYFFTQSSQLTLFIEENCGIGTNQIYEAATIYLRTKISDSTKRLKVSKTIRQKKSTIDVVTGEEITDCFENIKLKWKFSEKGENRHDRQKFIELSFDKKFKNVVLDSYLPYVITTSETIKEEEKEVRLYSRDCRNCDDERYSGWGSINLEHPATFEKLAMDPEVKKMIKDDLDRFVRRKELYKKVGKAWKRGYLLYGPPGTGKSSLIAAMANYLKFNIYDLNLSDIYSDSELRRILLSTSNRSILVIEDIDCSAELEDRGEEDNSRNSSSKFTLSGLLNIIDGLWSSCGDERIIVFTTNHKDRLDPALLRPGRMDMHLHMSYCTMDGFKLLASNYLGINGDHRLFKEIEGLLENAEVTPAEIAEELLKSDDNDVALEGLVEFLEQKRLEDAKSEV